The Pleurodeles waltl isolate 20211129_DDA chromosome 7, aPleWal1.hap1.20221129, whole genome shotgun sequence genome includes a region encoding these proteins:
- the LOC138246658 gene encoding toll-like receptor 13: MLLLWLFLQSGLLLIPGAVSYGFRNCIKSYEHPQHYNCIQRFLQDVRSAVSDLPNETQCLNISHNSIRRLPGGSFRHLPQLRTLRLDFNQLWQIQDSAFENLNELLTLNISNNKIKKLSRGVFQGLRNLTCLLIENNHLFQVDRDTFHLLKSLEVLNLASNSLKNFSLVITSVSPLNRLQNLNLCNNHLCSLNTSTTLPASLSHLYLCNTSITLKDLPPNYFTNVTSLDLSYNHIGAQELASFDLAGITYLLMQNNSDFQILDFLKRSNVPPHSIDYSGVRLHGNNLSDLCKYLRSAPLQKLSLRSNSIRKLSNETFVHCPVIKSFDLSRNKLKRLGCLEFVHRNGLQSLVVQHNLLNALEGCSLSSQLLTSLENLTLSYNRILTVGHNAFSFAPNLTNLNLEFNNIAYLSKHALNGLSKLEILRLDNNLLTDLYEESFASLGNLQHLLLRNNRVAVIFPNTFMNLHKLQILDLGGNKICSLTNTSFSGLQNLSKLYLDLNEIRAPILQSQVFFFVQTTLRVLDLKANNIAYISIMKEISPFENLQNLKVLKIQSQQPYGIKIIPPKFFKGLKSLQDLYLSNNKILTVSHNVFDDLGELRFLDLSDSCNGIQNLPAGIFRNQIQLQTLDLENIGLQSLTNEVFGNLTSLRVLKVMKNALKVVNETAMLGLPKLEYLDLRKCPLSCTCKSQWFKSWLNNSQVQIVYPYNQSCDDGPSAYIYSLDMSVCYSQLGKQCFFGTAPVLLLLMIIPILYTRCYWYMKYNFYIFRAWFRENWSKNGKDTYKYDAFVSYNSNDEWWVLQELVPQLENCSPSSFRLCLHHRDFELGRDIIDNIVDSIYNSRKTICVISRSYLRSEWCSLEIQLASYRLLDQQKDVLVLVFLGKIPERDLSAYHRMRKVMLKKTYICWPPEPDAQKLFWSKVRKAIQSKEVADESMDGLSFNHHLLVESTSLLS; encoded by the coding sequence ATGCTGCTCCTCTGGCTTTTCCTTCAGTCGGGGCTCCTCTTGATCCCTGGTGCGGTCAGCTATGGCTTCAGGAACTGCATCAAGTCCTACGAGCATCCCCAACACTACAACTGCATTCAGCGTTTCCTGCAGGATGTGCGGAGTGCGGTGAGCGATCTACCCAATGAGACCCAATGTCTGAACATCTCCCACAACTCCATCCGCCGCCTGCCCGGGGGAAGCTTCCGACACCTGCCGCAGCTGAGAACCCTCCGCCTGGACTTCAACCAACTCTGGCAAATCCAGGATTCTGCCTTCGAGAACCTCAACGAGCTGCTCACGCTGAACATTTctaataataaaataaagaaactctCCAGAGGGGTGTTCCAGGGGCTCAGAAATCTCACCTGCCTTCTGATCGAAAACAACCATCTGTTTCAGGTGGACAGAGACACCTTCCACCTGCTGAAGAGCCTCGAGGTCTTGAACCTCGCCTCAAACAGCCTGAAAAACTTCAGTCTGGTGATCACATCTGTGTCCCCCCTGAACCGGCTGCAGAATCTCAATCTCTGTAACAATCACCTGTGTTCCCTCAACACCTCAACCACGCTGCCCGCCTCCCTGTCACACCTGTATCTTTGCAACACTTCCATCACTCTCAAGGACTTGCCACCTAACTATTTCACAAATGTGACCTCGCTTGACCTGTCTTATAACCACATTGGTGCACAAGAGCTGGCTTCCTTCGACTTGGCAGGCATAActtacctgctcatgcaaaacaacTCTGATTTTCAGATACTTGATTTTCTTAAAAGATCAAATGTGCCCCCACACAGCATCGACTATTCAGGAGTGCGTCTGCATGGCAACAACCTGTCCGATCTCTGCAAGTACCTGCGCAGCGCCCCACTTCAAAAACTGTCCCTGCGCAGCAATTCTATAAGGAAGTTGTCCAATGAAACATTTGTACATTGTCCAGTGATAAAATCTTTTGACCTTTCTAGAAATAAGTTGAAGCGCCTTGGTTGCTTGGAATTTGTGCACAGAAATGGCCTTCAGAGTCTGGTTGTCCAACACAACTTACTAAATGCCTTGGAAGGATGCTCTTTGAGCAGTCAGCTCCTCACAAGCCTAGAAAACCTCACCCTTAGCTACAACAGAATTCTCACAGTTGGACACAATGCCTTTTCCTTTGCACCAAATCTCACAAATTTAAACCTGGAGTTCAACAACATCGCCTACTTGTCCAAACACGCACTGAATGGCCTTTCCAAACTTGAGATTCTCCGGCTGGACAACAACCTTCTAACAGATTTGTATGAGGAGAGTTTTGCATCCCTCGGAAATCTCCAGCACCTTCTCCTTCGGAACAACAGGGTAGCTGTGATCTTTCCCAACACATTCATGAACCTTCACAAACTACAGATTCTAGATCTAGGTGGTAATAAAATCTGCTCCTTAACAAATACGTCCTTCAGTGGTTTGCAGAACCTATCCAAGTTGTACCTGGATTTGAATGAGATCAGAGCTCCCATCCTCCAAAGCCAGGtgtttttctttgtgcagacaacTCTACGGGTGCTGGACCTGAAAGCGAACAATATTGCATACATTTCTATCATGAAGGAGATCTCGCCATTTGAGAACCTGCAAAATCTGAAGGTGCTTAAAATTCAATCTCAGCAGCCCTACGGTATTAAGATCATCCCACCTAAGTTCTTCAAAGGCCTGAAGTCATTACAAGACCTCTACCTCTCCAATAATAAAATTCTAACAGTATCTCACAATGTGTTTGATGACCTAGGGGAGTTGAGGTTCCTCGACTTGTCGGACTCATGCAACGGCATTCAGAACCTGCCAGCCGGCATCTTCCGGAACCAGATCCAGCTGCAGACACTTGACCTGGAGAACATCGGTTTGCAGTCCCTCACAAATGAGGTGTTTGGAAACCTTACCTCCCTGCGAGTTCTGAAAGTGATGAAGAATGCCCTCAAGGTTGTTAATGAGACCGCTATGTTGGGGCTACCGAAGCTTGAGTACCTTGATCTCCGCAAGTGTCCCCTGAGCTGCACCTGCAAGAGCCAGTGGTTCAAAAGCTGGCTGAACAACAGCCAGGTGCAGATAGTCTACCCATATAACCAAAGCTGTGATGATGGTCCTTCAGCTTACATCTACAGCTTGGATATGAGTGTTTGCTACTCACAACTGGGGAAGCAATGCTTCTTTGGGACAGCCCCAGTACTGCTTCTCTTAATGATCATTCCCATTCTCTACACACGATGTTACTGGTACATGAAGTACAATTTCTATATCTTTCGGGCCTGGTTCCGGGAGAACTGGAGTAAGAATGGGAAAGATACCTACAAGTACGACGCCTTTGTCTCCTACAACTCTAACGATGAATGGTGGGTGCTGCAGGAGCTCGTACCACAGTTAGAGAACTGCAGCCCTTCATCTTTTCGACTCTGCCTCCACCACAGGGACTTTGAGCTGGGCCGGGACATTATAGACAACATTGTGGACAGCATCTACAACAGCAGGAAGACCATCTGCGTCATCAGCAGGAGCTACCTGCGCAGTGAGTGGTGCTCCTTGGAAATCCAGTTGGCCAGTTATAGGCTTCTGGATCAGCAGAAAGATGtcctggtgctggtcttcttgGGAAAGATTCCAGAGCGAGACTTGTCCGCCTACCACCGAATGAGGAAGGTGATGCTGAAGAAGACTTACATATGTTGGCCTCCAGAACCTGATGCTCAGAAGTTATTCTGGAGCAAAGTTCGCAAGGCCATACAAAGTAAAGAGGTAGCAGATGAAAGCATGGATGGGCTGAGTTTCAACCACCACCTTCTTGTGGAGTCAACAAGCCTTTTGAGCTAG